In Setaria italica strain Yugu1 chromosome IX, Setaria_italica_v2.0, whole genome shotgun sequence, the genomic stretch TCTATCTGATAGTCGCCCTTGCTCTTCCAAAACCGAAGTGTTTATGCGGTTATACTTCTTTTGTTGAAGGGTGACTTCCAAAACCGAAGACAAGTTGAGCGTGGAAGAGTAAAGCCCTATTTGGAAGCCCGGTCTCACGTCTGAAACCATTGTAAATTACCagctggaaaaaaaatcaccgGTGAAACAAAAAGAATCTGTTTGGATGATTGGTTAAAGCCGTTTACACCGGGAAAAATGAAAACACCTCTGCACACGATAATTATTTTCCGACGGAAGTAGCCTTCCTCCTCCCGATctgttttctctctcctcccgaACCCCTTGCTCTCCGCGAATTCAGACCTAATCGCAACCAGGCAGGCCTTGCTGGAAGAGCCTCCAGTCCTGTGATATCGTTCACACTGCAGCTGTTTGCTTTGGAATGGTTTATATTATACTATGTTCCAGAAACGAGGCATCGGTTCCTCTCATTTACAGAAAAATGAAGGTTGATCTGTAAATAGATGTGCTTGTCTTAGTAATAAGAAGGCATGTACACTCTTCTGTTGAGAACACTAGCACCACTGGCTACAGAAACACCACTGCTTAACCATCCGTGATTCCTAGGCTTGCAGTGGTTGCCATGAAAGTAGAAAAAGACACCGGCCAATTTTGGCAATGAATGAAAACCCAAACATATTCATGTATTCGTTGCTCATATCTGTCAGCTACCACATGCCATCTAAACAGGGCTCGGATGGCGGTATTGCAGCACTATACGATGAGTTATAATCAGTGAAAACAACCAAAGTACAGAAAAATAAGAATCAAATTTAATGGTAGtacgatggtggtggtggttggctGGTTCCAGGCACGCCTGCCGGTCCGGACTGAATTCCATGCTGAGGCGGCATCTGCTGCGAAGCATGCAACTCGTGCGGTGGAGCAGCAGGAGGGGTCGGGAAGCCCCCTGATGCTGCATACTGAGGCGGAGCAGCGGGTGGGGCATTAGGAAAGCCCCCTGATGCTGAGTACTGAGCTGGAGACGAGTACATCTGACCTGGATACGCTCCTGGGGCTGGGGGATACCCTGAGTTGCCGGAATTCCAATTCGGCACTTGTCCGTTGGCGCTGTGGTTTTGGGCAGGGATACCGGGTGGGGCATATGCCCCGGCTCCTTGAATATTACCTTGCCACCCAGTGGATGTAGCTGCTGCACCGGGTGGTTGTGGCACCCCTTGGATTACACCAGGTGGAATTGTGTAATCCCTGCTCTTGTCACCATGTGCCTGAAAGACGAATGGAACATGACTTCATATCGTGGACAAATACGCAATTGTGAAACAGAGGGTTCTGTGAAGGGACACATGTACCATCAAGATGTTTTATGTGACAAAATAACACTAAAGAAAATGCACCTATTATACCTTTACATTCAGATCAGTATGACGAGAGTATGACAGGTGAAGCTTACAGTAGCCACCATCGTAGATGCAGTGCCCTTCCAATGCTTCCTTCGCAACTGCAGCTGTAGTTACATCTAAAGTGTAGCAGAAGATTTAATCAGACTGATGAATAAGTCATATACAAAAACACATGGCAGAATGAATGAAATTAGTCGGAAAGTGTGAACAGCAGTCAATTAACTACGGGATGCAGGAATGCAAGGTCACAGCAGATGCAATGACTCCTTCAGATGCAAAAGCCTCTGTTTCTGGTTATAACACTGGAAGATTTTAACATTGGATTTGTGGCAGAACATCATATGGTAAGTCAAAATATTGTTTCCCTAGAGATCTACGGAGTTTACAAGGCAGTAGGTAAAAACTAGTTCAACTGAAAAACTGATGTGATTAATTGGTAATTTAAAGCTTGCAATGATTACTCCAGGCTCATACCAGGGTACTGAATCAAAGCTTGTGTGCCCCCATTCTTCTCAAAAATAGCAATTTTTTGGACTGTACCAAATGCGGAGAAAACCTGGAATTTGATTAGCATAGTTAGCACGGATAAAGCAGACAACAAAAAAGTGTTGAAGCATGTTCTTGAGGTGTCTCTCCAATTTGACTTACAGTATGAAGAACATCTACTGTAACAGCATATTGCATATTCTCAATTGATGCAAGAAGAACATTGCCTTGAGCCTCCACTTTCCTTCCATCAGCACCAACAGCAGGCTATGCCAGCACATCAAGAGGCAGATACAGCAAGGTCATATAAATGGCAAAACATGCAGAATTAAAAGATTAGAATGCCTGTTGCCTTCTGCAAAAGTAAATACCTGTAATGTACCATCCATGGCAGAATAGTTAATTGGAAGATATGGATTGTTATAATCCCTGCATGATGACAACAAAAAGGAGCTTTAAACAGTGTACTGAAACAAAAGCATGTCTCCATCAAGATACAATCTAAATtagcatatacatgcatgaataaaaaaataataagattGGAAAAGGAAAATTATGTGACAGTACAGCTTTGTAGCTACTTCCTAGCACAACAGGTCCAAATATATAAGAAATGTCTTAGACAAATGATCCCAAACTTTATAGAAAAATACAGGTCCAAGTGATAATATAGTGTATGAAATGATATTGATTCCCATACAACGAGAATCTCACTTTTCACCAGCTATAGTAGGAAAAACAGATAAGCAAGCAAAAATGTCAGCTCTTCCTACAATGTGAAGCATAGACTGGTAACTACTTTAACTTCACTCCAATAAGAAAAAACTACATTCACCTCAACCAAATAAAGCTACAGAAGGCTAACTGAATTATGTATAAGGGTTCGCAACCAATACAATCTCTAAGCCAAGAAATTTCAGAGAAGAATGGATGTGTACTTCATAAGTTCAAGGGCAAGTAGTTCTTTTGATACTGGCTGAGAAAATTGCAGGAGTTGGAGGTAGTTTGTGGACTCCTGATATTTGTTGTGCAGTTGGAAGATCACTTGCGTATTAATTAATTGTCAAATTGAGGCCATGTCATATGGTACTGTACTTCAACAATAAACAGGAAACCAAGAAAGTACTCCACTTTAAAATATAATTTACTTTCCACAACAAAGCACAGCACAATACTTGTGCAAAAATACTCAACAGCTGTACACTGATTCTAAGAAGGTTCTAAACGTGTAAATGAGGCAATTAGGACTACACAAAGCAACAAAGTTCAGTGATACGTTCTGTAAAGTTTAAAAACATCCGAAGCTAGGAATCTTATACACCCATGCAATTTGATATACATAATCCCATGTGTTGCCAACAAATTATCTTATGGCATTTAAATTAAGATCTGCTCAGGTAAGAACATAAACTAGTGAATGATTATATCTTGGGAGGGCATGGGACATAAGCATGGATCCACTATCAGAAAAATAGTGATAGAAAACTCAGATAACCAATTATAGGCTTTACCTGCTGCGGTTTGACTGGAACTTGATGTTCAAATCCTTGTGTGCAGAGAAAGAAATTCGCAAGCAGCAGGACGTTACGTGCTCTGGAAG encodes the following:
- the LOC101766087 gene encoding polypyrimidine tract-binding protein homolog 1 isoform X1; the encoded protein is MSSSGGGGGQQFRYAQTPSKVLHLRNLPWECAEEELVELCKPFGRIVNTKSGVGANRNQAFVEFTDVNQAISMVSYFASSSEPAQIRGKTVYIQYSNRQEIINNKSPGETAGNVLLVTIEGVQASDVTIDVIHMVFSAFGYVHKIATFEKAAGFQALIQYSDAATASAAREALDGRSIPSYLLPEHVTSCCLRISFSAHKDLNIKFQSNRSRDYNNPYLPINYSAMDGTLQPAVGADGRKVEAQGNVLLASIENMQYAVTVDVLHTVFSAFGTVQKIAIFEKNGGTQALIQYPDVTTAAVAKEALEGHCIYDGGYCKLHLSYSRHTDLNVKAHGDKSRDYTIPPGVIQGVPQPPGAAATSTGWQGNIQGAGAYAPPGIPAQNHSANGQVPNWNSGNSGYPPAPGAYPGQMYSSPAQYSASGGFPNAPPAAPPQYAASGGFPTPPAAPPHELHASQQMPPQHGIQSGPAGVPGTSQPPPPSYYH